One genomic region from Thermomicrobium sp. 4228-Ro encodes:
- a CDS encoding RNA polymerase sigma factor → MRSSLTPARLSLVLLLVLPSLGYLLLDDRPAPPHLFLHRMPPPLLHAGRRRRPPRDPPDPAEPAQPEPSPSRSAPDDTLFADLYGEHVEHLRAYLRRLGVPPSLHDDLIQETFARAWAARAQLRDRAALATWLNRIAQRSWFDWLRAQQLEHRAFGRVLREACPRGAEDWSADRLLVEQALAKLRDRDREILYLRWEAELGFDEIADLLGISPTAAQRRAHRALERLKQILARLERTGDSGNEVQR, encoded by the coding sequence ATGCGGTCCAGCCTCACTCCAGCCCGGCTCAGTCTCGTCCTGCTCCTCGTCCTCCCGTCGCTCGGCTACCTGCTCCTCGACGACCGGCCGGCACCACCGCACCTCTTCCTCCACCGGATGCCGCCACCGCTGCTCCACGCCGGCCGCCGGAGACGGCCACCGCGGGATCCTCCTGATCCCGCCGAGCCCGCTCAGCCAGAGCCATCCCCGTCCCGAAGCGCTCCCGACGACACCCTCTTCGCTGATCTCTACGGCGAGCATGTGGAGCACCTGCGAGCTTACTTGCGCCGCCTCGGTGTGCCGCCTTCCCTCCATGACGACCTGATCCAGGAAACTTTCGCGCGCGCCTGGGCAGCTCGCGCCCAGTTGCGCGACCGCGCAGCGCTGGCCACCTGGCTCAACCGGATCGCCCAGCGCTCCTGGTTCGACTGGTTGCGCGCCCAACAGCTGGAGCATCGGGCGTTCGGCCGTGTACTCCGCGAGGCCTGCCCCCGAGGCGCGGAGGATTGGTCGGCCGACCGCCTGCTCGTCGAGCAAGCGCTGGCGAAGCTCCGCGACCGCGACCGGGAGATCCTGTACCTCCGCTGGGAGGCCGAGCTCGGGTTCGACGAGATCGCCGACCTCCTCGGTATCTCCCCCACCGCCGCCCAGCGCCGCGCGCACCGTGCGCTCGAGCGGCTCAAACAGATCCTCGCCCGACTGGAGCGCACGGGCGACTCCGGTAACGAGGTACAGCGGTGA
- a CDS encoding SWIM zinc finger family protein: MQETQGKPVASWREIDRAIWRRMAERARREGVRAFRLNGDPRHWAVTSASQSGVAYEVTILDDELLCSCPGSAYYRYCKHRALVLSELGLLDPEFGVEAA; encoded by the coding sequence ATGCAGGAGACTCAAGGCAAGCCAGTGGCGAGCTGGCGCGAGATCGACCGGGCGATCTGGCGGCGGATGGCTGAGCGGGCACGGCGAGAAGGCGTACGTGCCTTCCGACTGAACGGCGACCCGCGTCACTGGGCCGTGACGAGTGCCAGCCAGTCCGGTGTCGCTTACGAGGTGACGATTCTGGACGACGAGTTGCTGTGTTCGTGTCCCGGAAGCGCCTACTACCGGTACTGCAAGCACCGCGCGCTCGTCCTCTCTGAACTCGGTCTGCTCGATCCGGAGTTCGGAGTCGAGGCTGCTTGA